The following proteins are encoded in a genomic region of Hippocampus zosterae strain Florida chromosome 2, ASM2543408v3, whole genome shotgun sequence:
- the ptger2a gene encoding prostaglandin E receptor 2a (subtype EP2) isoform X1 codes for MTAAQFSKGMELPDPCHSKHHIDSRKSPVISAVMFAAGLLGNVAALVILEIRRRRDAKATDSRRRALFHVLITSLVVTDLGGTCLVSPLVQLSYSRNITLEGMSPDTHGVCAYFGFSMTFFSLATMSLLLMMALERCLAIGYPYLYARHVTKKLAYVTIPAVFLLCVLFCLLPFVGFGKYVQYCPGTWCFIDMNPEGKKDRVYANLYATVMLVLVLAIVACNAFVGYQLLRMYQRRRRNGGSVTASAHCNGERKPVPMVEEVDHLILLVFMTIIFIICTLPLVIRVYINSVGVRIESHPLDLIALRFISVNSIIDPWVFILLSPGVVHFCYVSICRLPQGTLKTSRLNSSTSKEPPANVEMSCPELEYTESFPPNV; via the exons ATGACGGCGGCGCAGTTTTCAAAGGGAATGGAGTTACCCGACCCCTGTCACAGCAAGCACCACATCGATTCCAGGAAGAGTCCCGTGATCAGCGCCGTCATGTTCGCCGCGGGCCTCCTGGGCAACGTGGCCGCCCTGGTGATCCTGGAGATCCGGCGGCGGCGGGACGCCAAGGCGACGGACAGTCGGCGCCGAGCGCTCTTCCACGTCCTCATCACGTCGCTGGTGGTCACGGACTTGGGCGGGACCTGTCTGGTCAGTCCGCTCGTCCAGCTGTCGTATTCGCGCAACATCACCTTGGAGGGAATGTCGCCCGACACTCACGGGGTGTGCGCCTACTTTGGATTCAGCATGACCTTCTTCAGCTTGGCGACCATGTCTCTTCTCCTCATGATGGCTCTGGAAAGATGCCTGGCGATCGGCTACCCCTACCTGTACGCTCGGCACGTCACCAAAAAATTAGCCTACGTCACAATTCCCGCCGTGTTTTTGCTCTGCGTTCTATTCTGCCTCCTCCCTTTTGTGGGATTCGGGAAATACGTGCAATATTGCCCCGGCACTTGGTGCTTCATTGACATGAATCCAGAGGGGAAGAAAGACCGGGTCTACGCCAACCTGTACGCCACGGTGATGTTAGTCCTGGTGCTGGCCATCGTGGCCTGCAACGCCTTTGTGGGTTACCAGTTGCTGCGCATGTACCAGCGCCGGAGGAGGAACGGAGGCTCCGTCACGGCCAGCGCGCACTGCAACGGCGAGCGCAAGCCCGTACCCATGGTGGAGGAGGTGGACCATCTCATCCTACTGGTCTTCATGActatcatcttcatcatctgcACGCTGCCCCTTGTG ATTCGCGTGTACATCAATTCGGTTGGGGTTCGCATCGAGTCCCACCCCCTGGACCTGATTGCCCTCCGTTTCATCTCGGTCAACTCCATCATCGACCCCTGGGTCTTCATCCTGCTCTCTCCCGGCGTGGTGCACTTTTGCTACGTCTCCATTTGTAGACTCCCCCAAGGAACTTTGAAGACTTCTCGGCTCAACTCATCAACGTCCAAAGAGCCTCCGGCTAATGTCGAGATGTCGTGCCCGGAACTGGAATACACGGAGTCTTTTCCACCAAATGTATGA
- the ptger2a gene encoding prostaglandin E receptor 2a (subtype EP2) isoform X2 — protein MTAAQFSKGMELPDPCHSKHHIDSRKSPVISAVMFAAGLLGNVAALVILEIRRRRDAKATDSRRRALFHVLITSLVVTDLGGTCLVSPLVQLSYSRNITLEGMSPDTHGVCAYFGFSMTFFSLATMSLLLMMALERCLAIGYPYLYARHVTKKLAYVTIPAVFLLCVLFCLLPFVGFGKYVQYCPGTWCFIDMNPEGKKDRVYANLYATVMLVLVLAIVACNAFVGYQLLRMYQRRRRNGGSVTASAHCNGERKPVPMVEEVDHLILLVFMTIIFIICTLPLVNRPAGLLMWFLGLPGACEHHIGDPPCMFLY, from the exons ATGACGGCGGCGCAGTTTTCAAAGGGAATGGAGTTACCCGACCCCTGTCACAGCAAGCACCACATCGATTCCAGGAAGAGTCCCGTGATCAGCGCCGTCATGTTCGCCGCGGGCCTCCTGGGCAACGTGGCCGCCCTGGTGATCCTGGAGATCCGGCGGCGGCGGGACGCCAAGGCGACGGACAGTCGGCGCCGAGCGCTCTTCCACGTCCTCATCACGTCGCTGGTGGTCACGGACTTGGGCGGGACCTGTCTGGTCAGTCCGCTCGTCCAGCTGTCGTATTCGCGCAACATCACCTTGGAGGGAATGTCGCCCGACACTCACGGGGTGTGCGCCTACTTTGGATTCAGCATGACCTTCTTCAGCTTGGCGACCATGTCTCTTCTCCTCATGATGGCTCTGGAAAGATGCCTGGCGATCGGCTACCCCTACCTGTACGCTCGGCACGTCACCAAAAAATTAGCCTACGTCACAATTCCCGCCGTGTTTTTGCTCTGCGTTCTATTCTGCCTCCTCCCTTTTGTGGGATTCGGGAAATACGTGCAATATTGCCCCGGCACTTGGTGCTTCATTGACATGAATCCAGAGGGGAAGAAAGACCGGGTCTACGCCAACCTGTACGCCACGGTGATGTTAGTCCTGGTGCTGGCCATCGTGGCCTGCAACGCCTTTGTGGGTTACCAGTTGCTGCGCATGTACCAGCGCCGGAGGAGGAACGGAGGCTCCGTCACGGCCAGCGCGCACTGCAACGGCGAGCGCAAGCCCGTACCCATGGTGGAGGAGGTGGACCATCTCATCCTACTGGTCTTCATGActatcatcttcatcatctgcACGCTGCCCCTTGTG aacaggcccgcGGGGCTACTCATGTGGTTCTTGGGGCTACCCGGTGCCTGCGagcaccacattggtgaccctCCATGTATGTTTCTCTATTAG